A window of Lentibacillus sp. Marseille-P4043 contains these coding sequences:
- a CDS encoding lipoate--protein ligase family protein, translating into MRDEWGFIDTGICDAAVNMALDEMLLQWHSEGKIPPILRFYQWSTPSLSLGYFQDVDKAIELEALDRYQIPLVRRLTGGSAVLHDDELTYSIIIAEDKPYIPASVGEAYYILSKGIFAGYTKLGITANYAETNKTDKSRSAVCFEKPALYELMAGGKKISGNAQTRQKGILLQHGSIPRSIDKTMLFDLFCFPSEEIRERKRKAFGQKATTINQETKQHVSMDTMKNAFKTGFETGVDIGLFPFELTTEQWNEVYQLAEAKYSNNDWNFKHNLRSVY; encoded by the coding sequence GTGCGTGATGAATGGGGATTTATCGACACTGGGATATGTGATGCAGCAGTTAATATGGCACTCGATGAGATGCTATTGCAATGGCATAGTGAGGGGAAAATACCACCAATTTTACGTTTCTATCAGTGGTCTACGCCAAGCCTTTCCTTAGGTTATTTTCAGGATGTTGATAAGGCAATTGAACTGGAGGCATTAGACCGCTATCAAATACCCCTTGTTCGCCGTCTAACAGGTGGAAGCGCTGTTTTACACGATGATGAACTGACCTACAGCATTATCATTGCAGAAGATAAACCTTATATCCCTGCATCGGTCGGAGAAGCTTATTACATACTTTCAAAAGGCATTTTTGCAGGGTATACCAAGTTAGGTATCACGGCAAATTATGCGGAAACAAACAAAACAGACAAGAGCCGCTCCGCCGTGTGCTTTGAAAAACCCGCCTTGTATGAGCTAATGGCAGGCGGGAAGAAAATATCGGGAAACGCCCAGACACGTCAAAAAGGGATACTGCTGCAACATGGATCAATACCACGGTCCATTGATAAAACAATGCTTTTTGATTTGTTCTGCTTTCCAAGTGAGGAAATCCGGGAAAGGAAACGAAAGGCATTTGGTCAAAAAGCAACAACAATCAATCAAGAAACAAAACAACATGTATCTATGGACACCATGAAAAACGCGTTTAAAACAGGGTTCGAAACAGGGGTAGACATTGGGCTATTCCCATTTGAACTAACCACTGAACAATGGAATGAAGTGTACCAGCTTGCTGAAGCAAAATATAGCAATAACGATTGGAACTTCAAACATAATCTAAGGAGCGTGTACTAA
- the leuD gene encoding 3-isopropylmalate dehydratase small subunit has protein sequence MEAIQEHKGLVYPLNRTNVDTDQIIPKQFLKRIERTGFGQFLFYHWRFDDEGNKREDFELNKSKYDGASILIAGENFGCGSSREHAPWALLDYGFQVVIAPSFADIFYNNALKNGIIPIQMEQGQLNQWMRQAEVFKLVLQVDLKNQKIIDVDQNEVHFDIPAYHKEKLLNGWDEIALTLQHEDEINAFEKIVESY, from the coding sequence ATGGAAGCTATACAAGAGCATAAAGGGCTGGTTTATCCGTTGAACCGTACGAATGTTGATACAGACCAAATCATACCAAAGCAATTTTTAAAACGGATTGAGAGAACTGGATTTGGGCAATTTTTGTTTTATCATTGGCGGTTTGATGATGAAGGAAATAAGCGGGAAGATTTTGAGTTAAACAAGTCTAAATATGATGGTGCATCCATATTAATAGCAGGAGAGAACTTTGGCTGCGGATCTTCCAGAGAACACGCACCATGGGCATTATTGGATTATGGATTTCAAGTTGTTATCGCTCCTAGCTTTGCGGATATCTTTTATAATAATGCCTTGAAAAACGGGATAATACCGATACAAATGGAGCAAGGACAGTTAAACCAATGGATGCGCCAAGCGGAGGTATTCAAGTTAGTATTACAGGTAGATTTGAAGAATCAAAAAATAATAGATGTTGATCAAAATGAGGTGCATTTCGATATTCCGGCGTATCATAAGGAAAAATTGCTAAATGGCTGGGATGAAATAGCATTGACATTGCAGCATGAGGATGAGATTAATGCATTCGAAAAAATAGTAGAATCATATTAA
- the mnmH gene encoding tRNA 2-selenouridine(34) synthase MnmH, with product MFQDIALQDLFALQNKESHALIDVRSPKEYHDATIPGSINIPIFTNDERAEVGTIYKQVGPEAAKERGLEIFSAKLPDFIAEFRKIEAPKTVFCWRGGMRSKTAATVLDLMGVKATRLTGGFRTYRQWVVNELDKQNFKPDLYVLNGYTGTGKTAILKQLSENGYPVLDLEGMASHRGSIFGQIGLEPSNQKKFESQLVQKMLDYQDASFVFLEGESKRIGKVTLPDFLYEKKEKGMQLFIDLPVEERIKNILDDYQPWNSPEAFLEAFQIIKKRIHTPIAKEIDEDLQNGDYSQAVKLLLEYYYDPRYEYAAQQYPDNKKVHIHAKNVEDALQKIEEIMGQLYPQHVQM from the coding sequence ATGTTTCAAGATATAGCACTACAGGACCTATTTGCTTTGCAAAACAAGGAAAGTCATGCATTAATTGATGTCCGTTCACCAAAAGAATATCATGATGCAACGATACCAGGCAGCATTAATATTCCTATTTTCACCAATGACGAACGAGCAGAAGTAGGAACGATTTATAAGCAGGTGGGGCCAGAAGCTGCAAAAGAACGAGGACTTGAAATTTTTTCTGCAAAGCTACCCGATTTCATTGCTGAATTTCGAAAAATCGAGGCACCCAAAACCGTTTTCTGCTGGCGTGGTGGAATGCGAAGTAAAACGGCAGCAACCGTACTTGATTTAATGGGAGTCAAAGCGACCCGGTTAACTGGTGGCTTTCGAACTTATCGTCAATGGGTAGTTAATGAGTTAGATAAGCAAAATTTCAAACCCGACTTGTATGTGTTGAATGGCTACACAGGGACAGGTAAAACCGCAATCCTCAAACAGCTATCCGAAAATGGTTATCCTGTTCTTGACTTAGAGGGAATGGCCAGTCATCGCGGATCCATTTTTGGGCAAATTGGACTTGAACCAAGTAATCAAAAGAAATTCGAGTCACAGTTAGTCCAAAAAATGCTAGACTACCAAGATGCATCATTTGTATTTTTGGAGGGTGAAAGCAAACGAATTGGCAAAGTAACACTTCCAGATTTCCTTTATGAAAAAAAGGAAAAAGGAATGCAACTTTTTATTGACCTCCCAGTCGAGGAACGGATCAAGAATATACTAGATGATTATCAGCCATGGAATTCTCCCGAGGCGTTCTTGGAGGCATTTCAGATTATAAAAAAGCGGATTCATACCCCGATTGCTAAGGAAATTGACGAGGATTTGCAAAACGGTGATTATTCACAAGCAGTTAAATTATTGCTTGAATATTATTATGACCCACGATATGAGTATGCTGCACAACAATATCCAGATAACAAAAAGGTGCATATCCACGCAAAGAATGTTGAGGACGCTTTGCAAAAGATTGAAGAAATTATGGGACAGTTATATCCTCAGCACGTGCAAATGTAA
- the lipA gene encoding lipoyl synthase — MAKQEEYIRKPDWLKTKINTNQSYRGLKKLMRDKKLNTVCEEARCPNIHECWSERKTATFMILGDTCTRGCRFCAVKTGLPNELDWGEPARVAESVAIMGLKHVVVTAVARDDLNDGGAAVFAETVRAIRRANPGCTIEILPSDMKGDYESLHTLMDSEPDIFNHNIETVRRLTKRVRARAMYDRSLQLLQRVKEIAPKTPTKSSIMVGLGEEKEEIIQAMDDLLAHDVDIMTIGQYLQPTKKHLNVERYYHPDEFAELKEIALEKGFRHCESGPLVRSSYHADEQVTQASAQRRINYMKGVEEQEAKAVDFKSWFFNQN, encoded by the coding sequence ATGGCTAAACAAGAAGAATACATACGAAAACCAGACTGGCTAAAAACCAAAATCAACACGAATCAATCATACAGAGGGCTTAAGAAATTAATGCGGGATAAGAAATTAAATACGGTTTGTGAGGAAGCCCGCTGTCCAAATATCCACGAATGCTGGAGTGAACGAAAAACGGCAACATTTATGATTTTAGGGGATACCTGTACTCGTGGTTGCCGTTTTTGTGCAGTAAAAACTGGACTACCAAACGAATTGGATTGGGGAGAGCCCGCTCGTGTTGCTGAATCTGTAGCTATCATGGGCTTGAAACACGTCGTTGTTACAGCCGTAGCACGGGATGATCTAAATGACGGTGGTGCGGCCGTATTTGCGGAAACCGTTCGGGCAATCCGTCGGGCAAACCCTGGTTGCACGATTGAAATCTTACCATCTGACATGAAAGGTGATTATGAAAGCCTGCATACTTTAATGGACAGTGAGCCAGATATTTTTAACCATAACATCGAAACAGTGCGCCGGTTAACCAAACGTGTTCGCGCAAGAGCAATGTACGATCGTTCGCTACAATTGCTCCAGCGGGTAAAAGAAATTGCCCCAAAAACACCAACAAAATCCAGTATTATGGTTGGATTAGGCGAAGAAAAAGAAGAAATTATTCAAGCAATGGATGATTTATTAGCGCATGATGTGGACATTATGACAATCGGACAATATTTACAGCCTACGAAAAAGCACTTGAATGTAGAACGCTATTATCATCCGGATGAATTTGCCGAGCTAAAGGAAATTGCTCTGGAAAAAGGATTCCGCCACTGTGAATCAGGTCCACTTGTACGTTCTTCGTATCATGCAGATGAGCAAGTAACACAAGCATCAGCACAAAGAAGAATTAACTATATGAAGGGCGTTGAAGAACAAGAAGCTAAAGCAGTAGATTTCAAATCTTGGTTTTTTAATCAGAACTAG
- the selD gene encoding selenide, water dikinase SelD, producing MANSIKLTSLSSKGGCGCKIGPADLSQVLRSLPPTVQNPNLLVGLDTSDDAGVYKLNDDTALVQTVDFFTPIVDDPYSFGQVAAANAISDVYAMGGTPITALNIVAFPISSLDKSILAEILRGAGDKLAEAGVALVGGHSIDDKEPKFGLAVTGTVHPDKVRTNTGAKPGDKLILTKPIGVGIYSTSIKNDLLNEEEVNRVTEVMTTLNKTASETMGAYDVHACTDVTGFGLLGHASEMAQGSNVEIQINAEQVPILPRVKELAESGAVPGGTKNNFDHVKDIVTFSETMDQIDKWILCDAVTSGGLFISVANEDADSLLTDLQGKGVEAEIIGEIVEGKNGQITVQ from the coding sequence ATGGCAAATTCAATAAAACTTACTTCACTTTCATCTAAAGGAGGCTGCGGTTGTAAAATAGGACCGGCAGATTTATCCCAGGTGTTGCGTTCTTTGCCGCCAACCGTTCAAAATCCCAATTTACTTGTTGGGCTAGACACAAGTGATGACGCTGGTGTATATAAACTAAACGATGACACCGCATTGGTTCAGACTGTAGACTTTTTTACACCGATTGTCGATGACCCTTATTCATTCGGTCAAGTTGCTGCAGCAAATGCGATTAGCGATGTATATGCAATGGGTGGAACGCCAATAACTGCTCTTAACATCGTTGCTTTTCCGATTTCTTCATTAGATAAAAGCATTCTAGCTGAAATATTGCGTGGTGCTGGGGACAAATTGGCAGAAGCTGGCGTAGCACTTGTTGGCGGACATTCTATTGATGATAAGGAACCAAAGTTTGGACTTGCTGTTACAGGTACCGTTCATCCTGATAAAGTAAGAACTAACACTGGGGCAAAACCTGGTGATAAACTTATTTTGACAAAACCAATTGGGGTAGGAATTTACTCAACTTCAATTAAAAATGATTTACTCAACGAGGAAGAAGTCAATCGTGTTACAGAGGTTATGACAACACTGAATAAAACAGCCTCTGAAACAATGGGGGCATATGATGTGCATGCATGTACAGATGTTACTGGCTTTGGGCTACTTGGTCATGCATCAGAAATGGCTCAAGGAAGTAACGTAGAAATCCAAATCAATGCTGAGCAAGTACCTATCTTGCCACGAGTGAAAGAACTTGCTGAATCTGGCGCAGTACCAGGTGGAACGAAAAATAATTTTGACCATGTGAAAGATATCGTAACTTTCTCGGAAACAATGGATCAAATTGATAAATGGATTTTGTGTGATGCAGTAACATCTGGCGGACTTTTTATTTCGGTGGCCAATGAAGATGCTGATTCACTTCTTACGGATTTACAGGGAAAAGGTGTCGAAGCAGAAATAATTGGCGAAATTGTCGAAGGAAAGAATGGACAGATTACTGTTCAATAG
- a CDS encoding ATP-binding cassette domain-containing protein, with amino-acid sequence MIEIKDLKKKFGRKQVLHDVSFTANKGEITCLIGINGVGKTTILNAIMALTPINGGQILINGEKINKHSFEKVTFIPDAITMLSQMRIADAMDFMNDFYDCWNQERAVELLGFFKLKETDRISDLSKGNTAKVNLLLGLAMDVDFILMDEPFSGIDMFSREQIADVFTSHLIEDRGVIITTHEINDIEHLIDKVVLLDNGSVLKQFNAEEVREEEGKSVVDVMREVFQG; translated from the coding sequence ATGATTGAAATAAAAGACCTCAAGAAAAAGTTTGGTCGCAAGCAGGTACTACATGATGTTTCATTCACAGCGAATAAGGGCGAAATCACATGTTTGATCGGAATAAATGGTGTGGGGAAAACAACGATTTTAAATGCAATCATGGCGCTAACACCGATTAATGGTGGACAAATTTTAATCAATGGGGAAAAAATCAATAAACACAGCTTCGAGAAAGTAACCTTTATTCCCGACGCAATTACCATGTTATCGCAAATGCGAATAGCAGACGCAATGGACTTTATGAATGATTTTTACGACTGCTGGAATCAGGAACGTGCAGTAGAATTACTCGGATTTTTCAAGTTAAAAGAAACCGACCGAATTTCTGATCTATCGAAAGGTAACACAGCAAAAGTGAATCTATTACTCGGCTTAGCAATGGATGTTGATTTCATATTAATGGATGAACCATTTTCTGGGATTGATATGTTTAGCAGGGAACAAATTGCTGACGTATTTACTAGTCATTTAATTGAAGATCGAGGGGTAATCATCACGACCCATGAAATTAACGACATTGAACACTTAATCGATAAGGTAGTGTTGTTAGATAATGGAAGTGTATTGAAGCAATTTAATGCAGAAGAGGTCCGTGAAGAGGAAGGAAAATCCGTAGTTGATGTCATGAGAGAGGTGTTTCAAGGATGA
- a CDS encoding GntR family transcriptional regulator produces MRNVNFNNRDPVYVQVVRHFKEEIATGMLEPGQEIPSRRELANKLKINPNTAQRAYKEMEEEGLIYTERNLPSRITKDEQILGAVREELILEAVESFVSSIRSINVPVEEVIDMVKEKYTESNE; encoded by the coding sequence ATGAGGAACGTGAATTTTAATAATCGGGATCCTGTATATGTACAGGTTGTTCGTCACTTTAAAGAAGAAATCGCAACAGGCATGCTTGAGCCAGGACAGGAAATCCCATCACGACGAGAATTAGCAAACAAATTGAAGATAAATCCAAATACTGCGCAACGAGCATATAAGGAAATGGAGGAAGAAGGCTTGATTTATACAGAACGAAACTTGCCTAGCCGCATTACGAAGGATGAACAGATCTTAGGGGCGGTGAGAGAAGAGCTTATTTTAGAAGCGGTGGAATCCTTTGTAAGCTCCATCCGTTCTATTAATGTCCCAGTTGAAGAAGTAATCGATATGGTGAAAGAAAAATATACAGAAAGCAATGAATAG
- a CDS encoding short chain dehydrogenase, which produces MKILIVGASGTIGKEITKKLAGDHEVVRAGRNGADVQVDLTSVDSIKNMYENVGNVDAVVNASGGANFATVTELTPELNEKGIESKLKGQINLVLLGLNNVRDNGSFTLTTGIMMDDPIRQGASAAMANGGVKAFVKSAAIEMPRGVRINSVSPNAVQESWERLEKFFQGFDPVPASRVALAYKKSVLGAQTGQNYEVY; this is translated from the coding sequence ATGAAAATACTTATTGTTGGTGCTAGTGGCACAATTGGAAAAGAAATCACAAAAAAATTGGCGGGTGATCATGAAGTCGTCCGTGCTGGGCGAAATGGCGCAGATGTTCAGGTTGATCTCACTTCCGTAGACAGCATTAAGAATATGTACGAGAATGTTGGCAATGTCGATGCAGTAGTAAATGCTTCAGGTGGCGCTAATTTTGCCACTGTCACGGAATTAACACCCGAACTAAATGAAAAGGGAATTGAAAGCAAACTGAAAGGTCAAATTAACTTGGTATTATTAGGCTTAAACAATGTTCGTGACAATGGAAGCTTCACCTTAACAACTGGTATCATGATGGACGATCCAATACGACAAGGAGCCTCAGCAGCAATGGCTAATGGCGGTGTGAAAGCATTCGTAAAATCAGCCGCAATTGAGATGCCTAGAGGAGTTAGGATCAATAGCGTGAGTCCGAATGCCGTTCAGGAATCATGGGAAAGGTTAGAAAAATTCTTCCAAGGATTCGACCCTGTCCCTGCCAGTCGCGTTGCATTAGCTTACAAGAAAAGCGTCCTAGGCGCACAAACCGGACAAAATTATGAGGTTTACTAA
- a CDS encoding thioredoxin family protein, with amino-acid sequence MGDFEELTSIEMLKNFINNNPLTFLFISQPNCSVCHGLFPQVNELMTHYPKIKLGHVNAEQVKEVASLFSVFTVPVLLFFVDGKEYIREARIVHLDQLDEKINKIYKNVAES; translated from the coding sequence TTGGGAGATTTTGAAGAATTAACCTCGATTGAAATGCTAAAAAACTTCATAAACAACAATCCATTAACCTTTCTGTTTATTTCCCAACCTAATTGCAGTGTCTGTCATGGCTTATTTCCCCAAGTGAATGAATTAATGACTCATTATCCAAAAATCAAACTAGGTCATGTTAATGCTGAACAAGTAAAGGAAGTAGCCAGTCTGTTTTCTGTCTTCACCGTACCAGTGCTTTTATTTTTCGTTGATGGAAAAGAATATATACGGGAAGCAAGGATTGTTCATCTTGATCAATTAGATGAAAAGATTAATAAAATATATAAAAATGTAGCTGAGTCATGA
- the helD gene encoding RNA polymerase recycling motor HelD: MRSKNESREAEQRRVDKVIDEINQKEVKLYAKATGLKESVIDLRKNFWDDVTVNLDEPDDVIETQASIKQQAELLSERERFHGKIGEELKTLKKLKNSPYFGRIDFWEEREPESEPIYIGISSLMDNEDEDFLVYDWRAPISSLYYDYSPGEAKYKTVDETINGEITLKRQFIIRDGIINGMFDTGVTIGDQLLQQALGNNASTTMKSIVATIQKEQNKIIRDERNKLLIVQGVAGSGKTSAALQRIAYLMYRYRETLTPENVVLFSPNPLFSSYVSNVLPELGEANVKQTTFHEYLEAKVGEQLSIESPFQYMEYKLAGVRDDQYRTKMESIDYKSSLKFKQHVDEFVAYLANEGLLFKTISFRKQVLVSKEQIQDYFYSLDPAIAIPNKMELVTKWLLAEIRKQQREEQNKDWVMEQIELLDKEDYLEAYKHTQKQDQMEELYASGSEEEFLRKVVVKKVFSVLKKRIKQFEFVNVFATYRKFFKEWSPKEVPEHWNRISEQTVSELSRNFLSWEDAVPYAYFQGQILGDSADRSVRHLFIDEAQDYSPFQFAYIKSVFPYTKMTLLGDINQAIYTHAVEGSPLIPENSQENHERIVLTKSYRSTKQIVEFTKYFAPAGDIIEPFNREGTKPDLVEVNDKVDINKTLQIKIEELKGKGHETIAVICKTQQESEATFAMLKPELPVKQLNEASRTFEKGILVLPVYLAKGIEFDAVIIPDASDQKYALESDRTLFYTACTRAMHELTMMLAVGEKSLFIMEAPQDKYNVV; this comes from the coding sequence ATGCGTAGTAAAAATGAAAGTCGTGAAGCGGAACAGCGTCGGGTTGATAAGGTTATTGATGAGATTAACCAAAAAGAAGTGAAATTGTATGCAAAAGCTACTGGATTAAAAGAAAGTGTCATCGACCTTCGAAAAAACTTTTGGGACGATGTAACGGTTAATCTGGATGAACCTGACGATGTGATAGAAACCCAGGCAAGTATTAAACAGCAGGCAGAGCTATTATCAGAAAGAGAAAGGTTTCATGGCAAAATAGGAGAAGAGTTAAAGACATTAAAAAAACTTAAAAATTCCCCGTATTTTGGACGGATTGATTTTTGGGAAGAAAGAGAACCCGAGAGTGAACCAATCTATATTGGAATTTCCTCATTAATGGATAATGAGGACGAGGATTTTTTGGTTTATGATTGGCGAGCGCCGATTTCGAGCCTTTATTACGATTACTCTCCGGGTGAAGCTAAATATAAAACAGTTGATGAAACAATTAACGGTGAAATTACGCTAAAAAGACAATTTATTATTCGTGATGGCATAATAAATGGAATGTTTGATACCGGTGTAACAATTGGTGATCAACTTTTACAACAAGCGCTGGGCAATAATGCGAGTACGACAATGAAAAGCATCGTAGCTACTATTCAAAAAGAGCAAAATAAAATTATTCGCGATGAAAGAAATAAATTACTAATTGTTCAAGGTGTTGCTGGAAGCGGAAAGACATCCGCAGCACTACAACGAATTGCTTACTTAATGTATCGATATCGTGAAACGTTAACTCCTGAAAATGTTGTCCTGTTTTCACCAAATCCTTTGTTTAGCAGTTATGTCTCCAATGTACTTCCCGAATTGGGTGAAGCGAATGTGAAACAAACAACATTCCATGAATATTTAGAAGCAAAAGTTGGTGAACAACTATCAATAGAATCGCCATTTCAGTATATGGAATATAAGTTAGCCGGAGTACGGGATGACCAATATCGTACAAAAATGGAGAGTATTGACTACAAATCAAGTTTGAAATTTAAACAACATGTGGATGAATTTGTTGCTTATTTAGCGAATGAGGGGTTGCTTTTCAAAACTATTTCATTTCGTAAGCAAGTTCTTGTTTCAAAAGAACAAATTCAAGATTATTTTTATTCCTTAGATCCAGCTATTGCAATACCAAATAAAATGGAGCTTGTGACAAAATGGCTGCTTGCAGAAATACGAAAACAACAGCGGGAAGAGCAAAATAAAGACTGGGTTATGGAGCAAATTGAATTACTAGATAAAGAGGATTATTTAGAAGCATATAAGCACACACAAAAACAGGATCAGATGGAGGAATTATATGCATCTGGTTCGGAAGAGGAATTTTTACGAAAGGTAGTTGTAAAAAAGGTCTTTTCCGTGTTGAAAAAGCGAATAAAGCAATTTGAATTTGTTAATGTGTTTGCAACGTACCGAAAGTTTTTTAAAGAATGGAGTCCAAAAGAAGTGCCGGAACATTGGAATCGTATTAGTGAACAAACTGTTTCAGAGCTCTCCCGGAATTTTCTATCATGGGAAGATGCTGTGCCATATGCGTATTTTCAAGGCCAAATATTGGGGGACAGTGCTGATCGGTCGGTCCGCCATTTGTTTATTGATGAGGCGCAAGATTACTCACCATTCCAATTTGCTTATATAAAAAGCGTATTTCCTTATACGAAAATGACGTTGTTAGGTGATATTAATCAAGCGATATATACGCATGCCGTTGAAGGAAGTCCACTTATTCCAGAAAACTCACAAGAAAATCATGAACGAATTGTGCTCACAAAAAGTTATCGTTCGACAAAACAAATTGTTGAGTTCACAAAGTATTTTGCCCCTGCCGGAGACATAATTGAACCGTTTAATCGGGAAGGAACTAAGCCGGATCTTGTGGAAGTTAACGATAAGGTAGATATCAATAAAACGTTGCAAATAAAAATAGAGGAATTAAAGGGGAAGGGGCATGAGACGATTGCGGTTATCTGTAAAACGCAACAAGAAAGTGAAGCCACTTTTGCAATGTTAAAACCTGAGTTGCCTGTGAAACAGCTAAATGAAGCATCGCGTACTTTTGAAAAGGGGATATTGGTTCTTCCGGTTTATTTGGCAAAAGGCATTGAATTTGATGCTGTCATCATTCCAGATGCATCCGATCAGAAATATGCTTTGGAATCAGATCGAACACTTTTTTATACGGCCTGTACACGGGCGATGCATGAATTAACTATGATGCTAGCAGTTGGAGAAAAATCCCTATTTATCATGGAGGCTCCGCAAGACAAATACAATGTTGTTTAG
- the ilvA gene encoding threonine ammonia-lyase codes for MERLTPIVHRTPLLTSATTNKLVGKQVYFKMENQQKTGAFKFRGASFKLMQLSQDQLNKGVITASAGNHAQGVAHAAAKLGADATIFMPEKTPLAKVNATRNYGADVVLTGETFQEAYEASMKRQMQSGSVYIHPFDDYDVMAGQGTMAMEMLRQEDRMDTIVVPIGGGGLISGIAVAAKHVNRNIKIIGVQASGAPAMYESYHTNKRKNSNDVSTIAEGIAVKQPGKNTLPLIQEYVDDIVTVTDNEIASAIVYMLERNKTLIEGAGAVSLAALFKYRSQMKSKHCGIIVSGGNMDINTLPTIQQLAEKMRFPA; via the coding sequence ATGGAACGTTTAACTCCCATCGTTCACCGCACACCATTACTGACATCAGCAACAACTAATAAGTTAGTTGGCAAACAGGTTTATTTTAAGATGGAAAACCAGCAAAAAACAGGCGCGTTTAAATTTAGGGGTGCAAGCTTTAAGTTAATGCAACTGTCACAAGACCAATTGAATAAAGGAGTTATTACTGCTTCGGCAGGGAATCATGCACAAGGTGTTGCTCATGCCGCAGCTAAATTAGGTGCCGATGCGACAATATTTATGCCGGAAAAAACTCCACTTGCCAAGGTGAATGCAACACGCAATTATGGTGCTGACGTTGTACTTACAGGTGAGACATTTCAAGAAGCATATGAAGCCTCCATGAAAAGACAGATGCAAAGTGGATCTGTTTATATACATCCATTTGATGATTATGATGTTATGGCAGGTCAAGGTACAATGGCGATGGAAATGCTCAGACAAGAGGATCGAATGGATACGATCGTTGTCCCGATTGGTGGCGGTGGTCTAATAAGCGGAATAGCCGTTGCTGCTAAACATGTAAATCGTAATATCAAAATAATCGGGGTCCAAGCAAGTGGGGCACCTGCCATGTACGAGAGCTATCACACTAACAAAAGAAAGAATTCGAACGATGTATCGACAATCGCAGAAGGCATTGCAGTTAAACAACCTGGAAAGAATACTTTACCACTTATACAGGAATATGTAGATGATATTGTTACCGTAACAGATAACGAAATTGCTTCAGCGATCGTTTATATGTTAGAACGTAATAAAACATTGATTGAGGGAGCTGGGGCTGTTTCTTTAGCTGCTCTGTTTAAATATCGAAGTCAAATGAAGTCTAAACATTGCGGCATCATAGTTAGTGGCGGAAATATGGATATTAATACATTGCCAACGATTCAACAATTGGCAGAAAAGATGCGTTTTCCAGCATAA
- a CDS encoding ABC transporter ATP-binding protein, translating into MNKIVDMQQVSWKRQGKTILSDIDWKVVNGEHWAILGLNGSGKTTLLNMINGYIWPTKGRVNILEKPFGQTDIRELRKSIGWVSSSLQERMKGTERVENIVVSGKFASIGLYENPTEADFAKAYQLLELLHCSHLWGRAYQTCSQGEKQKILITRGLMGSPDLLILDEPTNGLDFISREELMNTINQLAIQKNAPTILFVTHHIEEIMPIFTHTLLLKLGTVYGRGKREEMLTKEYLSCFFDLPVQIDWSNDRAWMTL; encoded by the coding sequence TTGAATAAAATAGTAGATATGCAGCAAGTTTCGTGGAAAAGGCAAGGAAAAACGATCTTATCAGATATCGATTGGAAGGTTGTAAATGGAGAACATTGGGCAATTCTTGGACTAAATGGGTCAGGCAAAACAACTTTATTGAACATGATAAACGGCTATATTTGGCCAACGAAGGGCAGGGTCAACATACTAGAGAAGCCATTTGGCCAAACGGATATCCGGGAGTTGCGAAAATCAATTGGCTGGGTCAGCTCATCCCTTCAAGAAAGAATGAAGGGGACAGAGCGCGTCGAGAATATTGTCGTCAGTGGAAAATTTGCGTCGATCGGGTTGTATGAAAATCCAACAGAAGCTGATTTTGCAAAGGCCTATCAACTTTTGGAACTACTTCACTGCAGTCATTTATGGGGAAGAGCCTATCAAACTTGTTCTCAGGGGGAGAAGCAAAAGATCCTTATCACACGAGGTTTGATGGGATCACCGGATTTACTTATATTAGATGAACCAACAAACGGCCTTGATTTTATTTCCCGTGAGGAATTAATGAATACTATTAACCAATTAGCTATACAGAAAAATGCACCAACGATCCTGTTTGTAACCCATCACATAGAAGAAATCATGCCTATTTTTACACATACACTCTTGCTAAAGCTGGGAACGGTTTATGGTAGGGGAAAACGAGAGGAGATGTTAACGAAAGAATATTTATCGTGCTTTTTTGATTTACCTGTTCAAATTGACTGGAGTAATGATCGAGCATGGATGACGCTTTAG